From Aerosticca soli, a single genomic window includes:
- a CDS encoding PilZ domain-containing protein produces the protein MSDRAYAQFVQRMMFEGPLPVRFEAATPAGGGQLRLLAERNARLLGAIELLEERRAEHERDRLDDATAQELARMDAKLNLLIEIVTHALAPAHGLPQRQRVRFNAVGAEVPDPLVPDDARHGRLLLSFDACLALPLELDCEVEDGAGAGQRFLRFVHPGETVVEALERFVFRHHRRQLADVRHPGG, from the coding sequence ATGTCCGATCGCGCCTATGCCCAGTTCGTGCAGCGGATGATGTTCGAAGGTCCGCTGCCGGTGCGTTTCGAGGCGGCCACGCCCGCCGGTGGCGGTCAGCTGCGTCTGCTCGCCGAGCGCAACGCGCGGCTGCTCGGCGCGATCGAGCTGCTTGAAGAGCGGCGCGCCGAACACGAACGCGACCGGCTGGACGACGCCACCGCGCAGGAGCTTGCCCGCATGGATGCCAAGCTCAATCTCCTGATCGAGATCGTCACCCATGCGCTGGCGCCGGCCCACGGGCTGCCCCAGCGCCAGCGCGTGCGTTTCAATGCGGTGGGCGCGGAAGTGCCCGATCCGCTGGTGCCAGACGATGCCCGGCACGGCCGCCTGCTGCTCAGTTTCGACGCCTGTCTGGCTCTGCCGCTCGAACTCGACTGCGAAGTCGAAGACGGCGCCGGCGCCGGCCAGCGGTTTCTGCGTTTCGTCCATCCGGGCGAGACCGTGGTCGAGGCGCTGGAGCGCTTCGTGTTCCGCCACCATCGGCGTCAACTGGCCGACGTGCGTCATCCGGGTGGCTGA
- a CDS encoding flagellar protein FliT has product MNAGHEDDPLERALSLSVAMVIAAKDGLWETVAALDSERQPLLRGPIRPDRRSRELLEALLEHNEQVRLQLQPAHAAAAAALGRHQHAHQALRAYVDLAG; this is encoded by the coding sequence ATGAACGCCGGGCACGAGGACGATCCGCTCGAGCGCGCGCTCTCCTTGAGCGTGGCGATGGTGATCGCCGCCAAGGACGGCCTGTGGGAGACGGTGGCGGCACTGGATAGCGAGCGTCAGCCGCTGCTACGCGGGCCGATCCGGCCCGACCGGCGCAGCCGCGAGCTGCTCGAGGCCTTGCTGGAACACAACGAGCAGGTGCGCCTGCAGCTGCAGCCGGCGCATGCCGCCGCCGCCGCCGCGCTTGGCCGTCATCAGCACGCGCACCAGGCCCTGCGCGCCTACGTCGACCTGGCCGGTTGA
- the hemN gene encoding oxygen-independent coproporphyrinogen III oxidase, whose amino-acid sequence MSQVHAIAVPEFDPDLIARYDTAGPRYTSYPTAPHFRGDFGERELRAAIQASNEEPIPRPLSLYVHVPFCASPCFYCGCNRIITRDIAKADHYLERLYREIGLIAPLFDRDRPVRQLHFGGGTPNFLDLARLGELMASLARHFNFADPGAREFGIELDARFADADYVRGLAALGFDRISLGIQDFDPAVQAAVNRLQSLEETRVVVDTARASGIDSVSVDLIYGLPRQNVEGFSRTLDQVIALAPDRVAVYGYAHLPQLFKPQRRLDASELPDAATRLALFGRALERLTAAGYVYVGMDHFARADDELARAQRAGTLQRNFQGYSTHGDCDIVGLGVSAIGRIGDCYSQNARDLVGYYAALDAGRLPVVRGLQLDEDDLIRRALIGELMCHGELDMLDFGQRHRLVFADYFEPALTRLQRLAEDGLVTLDERSIRVTPRGRLLLRSIAMCFDAYLEQPSTPARYSRTI is encoded by the coding sequence ATGAGCCAGGTCCATGCCATCGCCGTACCCGAATTCGATCCCGACCTGATCGCGCGCTACGACACGGCGGGACCGCGCTATACGAGCTACCCGACCGCGCCGCACTTTCGCGGCGATTTCGGTGAGCGCGAGCTGCGGGCGGCGATCCAGGCCTCCAACGAGGAGCCGATCCCGCGCCCGCTCTCGCTCTACGTGCACGTGCCTTTCTGCGCCAGCCCGTGCTTCTACTGCGGCTGCAACCGGATCATCACCCGCGATATCGCCAAGGCCGATCATTATCTCGAACGGCTGTACCGCGAGATCGGCCTGATCGCGCCGCTGTTCGACCGCGACCGCCCCGTGCGCCAGCTGCATTTCGGCGGCGGCACGCCGAATTTCCTCGATCTTGCCCGGCTCGGCGAGCTGATGGCGTCGCTGGCGCGGCATTTCAACTTCGCCGATCCCGGCGCGCGCGAGTTCGGCATCGAGCTCGACGCCCGTTTTGCCGATGCCGACTATGTGCGCGGGCTCGCCGCACTCGGCTTCGATCGCATCTCGCTGGGCATCCAGGATTTCGACCCCGCGGTGCAGGCCGCGGTCAATCGCCTGCAGAGTCTCGAGGAGACCCGCGTGGTGGTCGATACCGCGCGCGCATCCGGCATCGACTCGGTCAGCGTGGACCTGATCTACGGCCTGCCGCGGCAGAACGTGGAGGGCTTCTCCCGCACCCTGGACCAGGTGATCGCGCTCGCGCCGGATCGCGTGGCGGTGTACGGCTACGCGCATCTGCCGCAGCTGTTCAAGCCGCAGCGCCGGCTCGATGCCAGCGAACTGCCCGATGCGGCCACCCGGCTCGCCCTGTTCGGCCGCGCGCTCGAGCGCCTCACTGCCGCCGGCTACGTGTACGTGGGCATGGATCACTTCGCCCGCGCCGACGACGAACTCGCCCGCGCCCAGCGCGCCGGCACCCTGCAGCGCAACTTCCAGGGCTATTCCACCCACGGCGACTGCGACATCGTCGGCCTGGGCGTGAGCGCGATCGGCCGAATCGGCGACTGCTACAGCCAGAACGCGCGCGATCTGGTCGGCTACTACGCCGCGCTAGACGCCGGCCGCCTGCCGGTCGTGCGCGGCCTGCAACTGGACGAGGACGACCTGATCCGCCGCGCGCTGATCGGCGAGCTGATGTGCCACGGCGAGCTGGACATGCTCGACTTCGGTCAGCGCCACCGGCTGGTGTTCGCCGACTACTTCGAGCCTGCGCTGACCCGGCTGCAACGCCTGGCCGAGGACGGGCTGGTGACCCTGGACGAGCGCAGCATCCGGGTGACGCCGCGCGGGCGGCTGCTTCTGCGCAGCATCGCCATGTGCTTCGACGCCTATTTGGAGCAGCCGTCCACCCCGGCGCGCTATTCCCGTACCATCTGA
- the fliS gene encoding flagellar export chaperone FliS codes for MTYGFSRASALYQQTRTQGSVEDADPHRLTGMLLDGAIERIAQARGHIRHGDVAGKGTAISKAIAIVGELRGSLNHEVGGELAARLDALYDYITRRLLIGQLNDDDAALAECSALLEPVREGWQGIRDAYLAGRQGSAA; via the coding sequence ATGACTTACGGTTTTTCGCGGGCCAGTGCGCTGTATCAGCAGACCCGGACCCAGGGCAGCGTGGAGGACGCCGATCCGCATCGCCTGACCGGCATGCTGCTGGATGGCGCCATCGAGCGCATCGCCCAGGCGCGCGGTCACATCCGCCACGGCGACGTCGCCGGCAAGGGCACCGCCATTTCCAAGGCCATCGCCATCGTCGGCGAGCTGCGCGGCAGTCTCAACCATGAAGTCGGCGGCGAACTCGCCGCCCGGCTGGATGCGCTGTACGACTACATCACCCGGCGCCTGCTCATCGGCCAGCTCAACGACGACGACGCCGCGCTCGCCGAATGCAGCGCGCTGCTCGAGCCGGTGCGTGAAGGCTGGCAGGGCATCCGCGACGCCTATCTCGCCGGCCGCCAGGGCAGCGCGGCATGA
- a CDS encoding helix-turn-helix domain-containing protein produces MPASHPGRLPAPLSPIADDGDEAHFCRTCAFAGACLAVGYGKPELSALHCLVEHVGPFRAGEHVFRTGDPFRAIFAVRAGTVKTSLVDKDGREQVLGFYLPGEVIGLNAIYPDQFPCNAVALETAYFCRFSFPAMSALAARLPAVQQHLFRLLSKELGTASLLAGDHSADERMAAFLVDLGERYAARGFSGTQFSLSMSRGDIANYLRLAAETVSRVLGRFRSQGLIEIEGRALTLREPAALRAIGQSLLPG; encoded by the coding sequence ATGCCTGCCAGCCATCCGGGGCGCTTGCCCGCGCCACTCAGCCCGATCGCCGACGATGGCGATGAAGCCCATTTCTGCCGCACCTGCGCCTTCGCCGGCGCGTGCCTGGCGGTGGGCTACGGCAAGCCGGAACTGTCGGCGCTGCATTGCCTGGTCGAACACGTCGGGCCGTTCCGCGCCGGCGAGCATGTGTTCCGCACCGGCGATCCGTTCCGCGCCATCTTCGCGGTGCGCGCCGGCACGGTGAAGACCAGCCTGGTCGACAAGGACGGTCGCGAACAGGTGCTGGGTTTCTATCTGCCGGGGGAGGTGATCGGCCTCAATGCGATCTATCCCGACCAGTTCCCATGCAACGCGGTGGCGCTGGAGACGGCCTATTTCTGCCGCTTCTCGTTCCCGGCGATGAGCGCGCTCGCCGCGCGCCTGCCGGCGGTGCAGCAGCATCTGTTCCGCCTGCTCAGCAAGGAGCTGGGCACCGCCAGCCTGCTCGCCGGCGACCACAGCGCGGACGAGCGCATGGCGGCGTTCCTGGTCGACCTTGGCGAGCGCTACGCGGCGCGCGGTTTTTCCGGCACCCAATTCAGCCTGAGCATGTCGCGCGGCGACATCGCCAATTACCTGCGGCTGGCCGCCGAGACGGTGAGCCGCGTGCTCGGCCGTTTCCGCAGCCAGGGCCTGATCGAGATCGAAGGCCGGGCGTTGACCCTGCGCGAACCGGCGGCACTGCGCGCCATCGGCCAGAGCCTCTTGCCCGGCTGA
- a CDS encoding fumarylacetoacetate hydrolase family protein has protein sequence MKLGTLKQGGRDGTLIVASRDLSRAARAAGIAPTLQVALDDWHRVAPRLNALYAEVEDGSASGLFALDVNALAAPLPRGYEFVDGSAYLPHVERVRRARGAEVPASFYTDPLMYQATSAGFLGPCDAIVVPDEAFGIDLEAEVVVVTDDVPMGVTPAAAAAHIQLVGLVNDVSLRNLIPGELAKGFGFLQSKPRSALSPVFVTPDELGDAWRGAKLHLPMRTFINGRWFGEPDCGTDMQFSFAELIAHAARTRPLAAGTLVGSGTIANQDTAKGASCLAEQRTIETLRDGAPVTPFLKFGDRVRIEVLDRDGRSVFGAIEQTVAPQRG, from the coding sequence ATGAAACTCGGCACTCTCAAGCAAGGCGGCCGCGACGGCACGCTGATCGTGGCCTCGCGGGACCTGTCGCGGGCGGCGCGCGCGGCCGGCATCGCGCCGACGCTGCAGGTGGCGTTGGACGACTGGCACCGCGTCGCGCCGCGGCTCAACGCCCTGTACGCCGAGGTCGAGGACGGCAGCGCGTCGGGTCTGTTCGCGCTGGATGTGAACGCGCTGGCCGCGCCGCTGCCGCGCGGCTACGAGTTCGTCGACGGCTCGGCCTATCTGCCGCACGTCGAGCGCGTGCGGCGCGCGCGCGGCGCCGAGGTGCCGGCGAGCTTCTACACCGATCCCCTGATGTACCAGGCCACCAGCGCCGGTTTTCTGGGTCCGTGCGATGCCATCGTGGTGCCCGACGAGGCCTTCGGCATCGATCTGGAGGCCGAGGTGGTGGTGGTCACCGACGACGTGCCGATGGGCGTGACGCCGGCGGCCGCCGCCGCGCACATCCAGCTCGTCGGCCTGGTCAACGACGTCTCGCTGCGCAACCTGATCCCGGGCGAGCTCGCCAAGGGCTTCGGCTTCCTGCAGAGCAAGCCGCGCTCGGCGCTGTCGCCGGTGTTCGTCACCCCCGACGAATTGGGCGACGCCTGGCGTGGCGCGAAACTGCACCTGCCGATGCGCACCTTCATCAACGGCCGGTGGTTCGGCGAACCCGATTGCGGCACGGACATGCAGTTCAGCTTCGCCGAGCTGATCGCGCACGCGGCGCGCACGCGGCCGCTCGCGGCGGGCACCCTGGTCGGTTCGGGCACCATCGCCAACCAGGACACCGCCAAGGGCGCCTCGTGCCTGGCCGAGCAGCGCACGATCGAGACGCTGCGCGACGGCGCGCCGGTCACGCCGTTCCTGAAATTCGGCGACCGCGTCCGCATCGAGGTGCTCGATCGCGACGGCCGGTCCGTCTTCGGCGCCATCGAACAGACGGTCGCGCCGCAGCGGGGATGA
- the fliD gene encoding flagellar filament capping protein FliD, with the protein MTSISGLTSTSAGTTATSSTSGASSAGTTSTGTTGTSTGSAVLSSAGIGSGLDVDAIVTALVNAKKAGPAQQINARTTQLQSQEAGLTALGSALGSLRTALGKLASDTTYQTYTATLSDSTLGSTRTLPSARPGIYQISVDHLAAAQKRSSDAYPAGSTPGAGTLTISVGGKSVDIAVSATDSLSTIAAAINSASGNPGVQAAIVNGANGAQLLLSSTKTGVANAFSISASADSSAGLSALAAKLGTPGSSEASDASLSIDGIPVTSASNSVSGALDGVTLDLAATGSATLTVSQNTDAVKSAVSDFVSAYNSYAGTVATLSSYDDTTRTAGVLLGDSTLMAVQRQINGVLNSRVSGNSIGSLAALGITRNADGTLALDSDKLDAAIKSSPDAVQQLFAGSNGYATRLDSVLDDLNGSGGIIAQRTASIEQQLTKLGQASAALDARMSVYEAQLRQQYSALDTLMSSLTNTSNYLTGALKQLEATYTSKN; encoded by the coding sequence ATGACTTCGATCTCCGGCCTTACCAGCACCAGTGCAGGCACCACCGCCACCAGCTCGACTTCGGGGGCGAGCAGTGCGGGCACGACCTCGACGGGCACGACCGGCACCTCGACCGGCAGTGCGGTGCTGAGCTCGGCGGGCATCGGCTCGGGGCTGGACGTCGATGCGATCGTCACCGCGCTGGTCAATGCCAAGAAGGCCGGCCCGGCGCAGCAGATCAACGCCCGCACCACCCAGCTGCAGTCCCAGGAGGCGGGTTTGACCGCGCTCGGCAGTGCGCTCGGTTCGCTGCGTACGGCCTTGGGCAAGCTCGCTTCGGATACCACGTACCAGACTTATACCGCGACGCTGTCGGATAGCACCCTGGGCAGCACCCGCACGCTGCCCAGCGCGCGTCCCGGCATCTACCAGATCAGCGTCGATCACCTGGCCGCCGCGCAAAAGCGCAGCAGCGACGCCTACCCGGCGGGAAGCACCCCCGGCGCCGGCACCTTGACGATCAGCGTCGGCGGCAAGTCGGTGGACATCGCCGTGTCGGCCACCGATTCGCTGTCTACCATCGCCGCGGCGATCAACAGCGCCAGCGGCAATCCGGGCGTGCAGGCGGCCATCGTCAACGGCGCCAACGGCGCGCAGCTGCTGCTGAGCTCCACCAAGACCGGCGTAGCCAACGCCTTCAGCATCAGCGCCAGCGCCGACAGCAGCGCCGGACTCAGCGCCCTGGCGGCCAAGCTCGGCACGCCCGGCAGCAGCGAGGCCAGTGACGCCAGCTTGAGCATCGACGGCATTCCGGTGACCAGCGCCAGCAATTCGGTGAGCGGCGCGCTCGACGGCGTCACCCTGGATCTTGCCGCCACCGGCAGCGCGACCTTGACCGTGAGCCAGAACACCGACGCGGTGAAGAGCGCGGTGTCCGATTTCGTCAGCGCCTACAACAGCTATGCGGGCACGGTGGCGACGTTGAGCAGCTACGACGACACCACCAGGACCGCCGGCGTCCTGCTCGGCGACAGCACGCTGATGGCGGTGCAGCGCCAGATCAACGGCGTGCTGAACAGTCGGGTGAGCGGCAACAGCATCGGCTCACTGGCGGCGCTGGGCATCACCCGCAATGCCGATGGCACCCTCGCGCTGGACAGCGACAAGCTCGACGCCGCGATCAAGTCCTCCCCGGACGCGGTACAGCAGCTGTTTGCCGGCAGCAACGGCTACGCCACCCGGCTGGACAGCGTGCTGGACGACCTGAACGGCAGCGGCGGCATCATCGCCCAGCGCACCGCCAGCATCGAGCAGCAGCTCACCAAGCTGGGCCAGGCCTCCGCGGCACTCGACGCGCGCATGAGCGTGTACGAGGCGCAGTTGCGTCAGCAATACAGCGCGCTCGACACGCTGATGTCATCGCTGACCAACACCAGCAATTACTTGACCGGTGCGCTCAAGCAACTGGAAGCCACCTACACCAGCAAGAATTGA